In the genome of Streptomyces sp. V2I9, one region contains:
- a CDS encoding SUKH-4 family immunity protein, producing MAPLIDVEDASVLTYDELVSWAGAENVGRADPGALAPWLIADDQKAILADVGVPVAHQLIEYPALQPEAAPQLATNDGRRLYQLTANHHRNLVPGLLWAFGVEPRTGTVYYVLPGGEPWFANSSVELWLKCLHHYGLNLTQSNILDIGDELEEQEEGAALAYFHRVAAEVKEIDPAAFDGPSSHLIWPEILELWYW from the coding sequence ATGGCCCCGCTGATCGACGTGGAGGATGCCTCAGTGCTGACGTATGACGAGCTCGTCAGCTGGGCGGGAGCCGAGAACGTCGGACGAGCCGACCCAGGCGCCCTGGCACCTTGGCTGATCGCGGATGATCAAAAGGCGATCCTGGCGGATGTCGGAGTTCCCGTAGCTCATCAGCTGATCGAATACCCTGCCCTGCAACCCGAGGCCGCACCTCAGCTCGCCACGAATGACGGTCGACGGCTCTACCAACTGACTGCGAACCATCACCGCAACCTGGTTCCTGGCCTCCTGTGGGCATTCGGAGTCGAGCCGAGAACCGGCACCGTGTACTACGTCCTGCCTGGCGGTGAGCCGTGGTTCGCCAACTCCAGCGTCGAACTGTGGCTCAAGTGCCTACACCACTACGGGTTGAACCTGACCCAATCCAACATCCTCGACATAGGCGACGAGTTGGAGGAACAGGAAGAAGGAGCGGCTCTGGCCTACTTTCACCGGGTCGCCGCCGAGGTCAAGGAGATCGACCCGGCCGCCTTCGATGGGCCGTCGTCACATCTGATCTGGCCCGAGATACTTGAACTGTGGTACTGGTGA
- a CDS encoding FtsX-like permease family protein translates to MWRISLLSVRHYWALFAGTFVALSLGVALVGMSASALAATWSVPTSPQAGNASVTLTDGTGTAHTLTSGDVDLGGVQSVLAMAGVVSAFVTVFVVAGTCAFGIALRRRDMGLLRLIGTGGGQVRRMVLGESLAVAVPAVLSGCAVAAVAAPIAVGALNGTGLAPVDLRPGPLFGPLLFAAGSGLFMAVLGTLAASRRASRVRPSEALREADLDARTMTAGRWVTGLLTLATGVVMVALAPGAGAEAATPLALFGTMALAVAATLLGPVYLPPLLRLMALPLRWADPVAGRLAAESVRTSRRRTASLVGPVLAILAVVGAFTTVLSTTGAATEADDRARTVAQLVVEPTRGDALSADVFKALRADPRVAAVSAPAELEVAVAGPHSVWKEQAAVADPATLALTHRISVVDGSLAPLRPGTVAVSREFADWYGHRAGSEVTYGVFGGRPVQARVAAVLEGGSAVPPVLLPSGAAGAAAAPSRASVLLNGKALDSPGAVAAELTARVGAERVRVVPSGEWFGERATDQDRLNKLVLGVLTVPSSLYALIAVAGTLVMSYSRRGGEIAGMRMLGISVAQVRRMALWEALSTSVLGVLVAAGVVAVGARAYQGALEVFGGEAPLSVEWGMLATLTAACVLVGVVVSLAATGRLLRQAGVKMVASRQ, encoded by the coding sequence ATGTGGCGGATCTCGCTCCTCTCGGTGCGGCACTACTGGGCCCTGTTCGCCGGTACGTTCGTGGCGCTGAGCCTGGGCGTGGCACTCGTCGGGATGTCGGCCTCGGCGCTGGCGGCCACCTGGTCGGTACCCACGTCTCCGCAGGCCGGGAACGCCTCGGTGACCCTGACCGACGGGACAGGCACGGCACACACCCTGACCAGTGGTGACGTGGACCTGGGCGGGGTGCAGAGCGTGCTGGCGATGGCGGGCGTGGTGTCCGCGTTCGTCACGGTGTTCGTTGTCGCTGGCACCTGCGCGTTCGGAATCGCCCTGCGGCGCCGCGACATGGGGTTGCTGCGCCTGATAGGCACGGGCGGGGGGCAGGTGCGCCGGATGGTGCTCGGCGAGTCGCTGGCGGTGGCGGTGCCGGCTGTCCTCAGCGGATGCGCGGTCGCCGCCGTGGCCGCTCCCATCGCCGTGGGGGCGCTGAACGGCACGGGCCTGGCACCGGTTGATTTGCGACCGGGACCGTTGTTCGGGCCGCTCCTGTTCGCTGCGGGCAGCGGACTGTTCATGGCCGTCCTGGGAACGCTGGCCGCATCTCGCCGCGCCTCCCGGGTGCGCCCGTCGGAGGCGCTGCGCGAGGCGGACCTGGACGCCAGGACCATGACGGCGGGGCGCTGGGTGACGGGCTTGCTGACGCTGGCGACCGGTGTGGTGATGGTGGCGCTGGCACCCGGCGCCGGGGCCGAGGCGGCGACTCCGCTGGCGCTGTTCGGCACGATGGCGCTGGCCGTGGCCGCCACGCTGCTGGGCCCGGTGTATCTCCCGCCACTTCTGCGGCTGATGGCGCTGCCCCTCCGCTGGGCCGATCCGGTGGCCGGGCGGCTGGCCGCGGAGTCGGTGCGCACGTCGCGGCGCCGCACGGCGTCCCTTGTGGGGCCGGTTCTGGCGATCCTCGCCGTAGTCGGTGCGTTCACGACGGTGCTGTCTACCACCGGAGCGGCGACCGAGGCGGACGACCGGGCGCGCACGGTCGCGCAACTCGTTGTGGAGCCGACTCGGGGCGACGCTCTGAGCGCGGACGTCTTCAAGGCGCTGCGGGCCGACCCGAGGGTGGCGGCCGTCTCGGCGCCCGCCGAGCTGGAGGTGGCCGTGGCCGGACCACACTCGGTGTGGAAGGAACAGGCGGCGGTCGCGGACCCGGCAACTCTGGCCCTTACGCACCGGATCTCCGTGGTGGACGGATCGCTCGCCCCGCTGCGACCGGGCACGGTCGCCGTGTCACGGGAGTTCGCCGACTGGTACGGGCACCGCGCGGGATCGGAGGTGACCTACGGGGTCTTCGGCGGCCGGCCGGTCCAGGCCCGGGTCGCGGCGGTACTGGAAGGCGGGTCGGCCGTGCCGCCGGTGCTCCTGCCGAGCGGCGCGGCGGGCGCGGCGGCGGCCCCGTCGCGCGCTTCCGTACTACTCAACGGGAAGGCCCTGGACTCACCGGGGGCGGTGGCCGCCGAACTGACCGCGCGGGTGGGCGCCGAGCGGGTACGGGTGGTGCCGTCCGGCGAGTGGTTCGGCGAAAGGGCGACCGACCAGGACCGGCTTAACAAGCTGGTACTAGGGGTGCTGACGGTGCCCTCGTCGCTGTACGCGCTGATCGCCGTAGCGGGCACGCTGGTGATGTCGTACAGCAGGCGCGGGGGCGAGATCGCGGGCATGCGGATGCTCGGCATCAGCGTGGCGCAGGTGCGACGCATGGCGCTGTGGGAGGCGCTGTCCACCTCCGTTCTGGGCGTACTGGTCGCGGCTGGCGTGGTCGCCGTGGGAGCACGGGCCTACCAGGGAGCACTGGAGGTGTTCGGCGGTGAAGCCCCTCTGAGCGTGGAATGGGGAATGCTGGCGACACTCACGGCGGCGTGCGTGCTGGTGGGCGTGGTGGTGAGTCTGGCGGCAACAGGACGTTTGCTGCGGCAAGCCGGTGTGAAGATGGTCGCTTCCCGTCAGTAG
- a CDS encoding ABC transporter ATP-binding protein produces the protein MSLLTDTQLPAVQLSAVSKSYPGPAGRVPVLREVSLGIAHRALTAVMGPSGSGKTTLLNCTAGLDKPDSGKILLGDTDLAACTERELTVLRRSRIGFVFQQFNLLPMLNAYENVALPLRLRRRSVKRARVMEALREVGLADKADRRPAQLSGGQQQRVAIARTLVAEPEIVFADEPTGSLDRSSGRQVMDLLRAVVDRAGRTVVMVTHDPAVAACADRVVFFSDGRVVGRLDHPTADAVARRLSEWER, from the coding sequence ATGTCACTGCTCACCGACACCCAACTCCCAGCTGTCCAACTGTCCGCCGTCTCCAAGAGCTACCCGGGGCCCGCGGGGCGCGTCCCGGTCCTGCGCGAGGTCAGCCTGGGCATTGCGCACCGGGCGCTGACCGCCGTGATGGGACCGTCCGGCTCCGGCAAGACGACGCTGCTGAACTGCACCGCCGGACTGGACAAACCCGACAGCGGCAAGATCCTGCTCGGGGACACCGACCTCGCTGCCTGCACCGAGCGGGAACTCACAGTGTTGCGCCGTAGCCGAATCGGCTTTGTATTCCAGCAGTTCAACCTGCTGCCGATGCTGAACGCGTATGAGAACGTGGCGCTGCCGCTGCGCCTGCGGCGGCGGTCGGTCAAGCGGGCCCGGGTCATGGAGGCGCTGCGCGAGGTGGGTCTGGCGGACAAGGCCGACCGGCGGCCCGCGCAGCTCTCCGGCGGACAGCAGCAGCGGGTGGCGATCGCCCGGACCCTGGTGGCCGAACCGGAGATCGTCTTCGCCGACGAACCGACTGGCTCCCTGGACCGGAGCAGCGGCCGGCAGGTCATGGACCTGCTGCGCGCCGTGGTGGACCGGGCGGGGCGCACGGTGGTCATGGTGACCCACGATCCTGCGGTGGCGGCGTGTGCGGACCGGGTGGTGTTCTTCTCGGACGGCAGGGTCGTCGGGCGGCTCGACCACCCGACGGCGGACGCCGTCGCCCGCCGACTGAGCGAGTGGGAGCGGTGA
- a CDS encoding sensor histidine kinase produces MTVTVWEAVRRRPLRFVVSAWPLRCWAFLLSGTVVGFGVLLLLVTLLFVGIGLSAVGVGLVVLMGIAVLGIPVAALERHRLRLVEPEPLLDPHGSLPGTGALPWLRTRLRERATWRELGYTLALGVLFTATGIGFTALLGLSVLLTATPVIVWVIAPDTVMLVPGRAVSDPVAALPGSAAGLLGLLVSAYVGGLLASAQVWVAQALLSARDEDFNSRVIELTRSRARLIDAFEAERRRIERDLHDGAQQQLVALSMTLGLAELELRGQDSSATLLVARARGEARQALEQLRSLVRGIHPQVLTDHGLSAAVSELALRNPIPVTVDVDLPDRLPSAVETTAYFTVTEALTNASKHSGADRVTVVGRQREDKLVLLITDNGHGGADPVAGAGLQGLADRVAVLKGRLVVTSPVGGPTQLRVEVPCSA; encoded by the coding sequence ATGACCGTCACCGTATGGGAGGCCGTGCGGAGGCGCCCCCTGCGTTTCGTAGTCTCCGCCTGGCCACTGCGGTGCTGGGCGTTTCTGCTGAGCGGGACCGTCGTCGGTTTCGGCGTGCTGCTCCTCCTGGTTACCCTCCTTTTCGTCGGGATCGGGCTGTCAGCGGTGGGCGTCGGGCTGGTCGTGCTGATGGGGATCGCTGTCCTGGGCATTCCCGTCGCCGCCCTGGAACGGCACCGGTTGCGACTGGTCGAACCGGAACCGCTCCTCGACCCGCATGGTTCCCTGCCCGGTACGGGCGCCCTGCCCTGGTTGCGAACCCGGCTCCGTGAGCGGGCGACCTGGCGGGAGCTGGGCTACACCCTCGCCCTGGGGGTCCTTTTCACCGCCACCGGGATCGGTTTCACCGCCCTGCTCGGCCTGTCGGTCCTGCTAACGGCAACGCCGGTCATCGTGTGGGTGATCGCACCCGACACCGTGATGCTGGTGCCCGGCCGGGCGGTCTCCGACCCCGTCGCCGCCCTGCCGGGAAGCGCCGCCGGCCTGCTCGGGCTGCTCGTCTCGGCGTACGTGGGCGGACTGCTCGCCAGCGCCCAGGTGTGGGTCGCACAGGCTCTGCTGTCCGCGCGGGACGAGGACTTTAACAGCCGGGTCATCGAACTCACCCGCTCTCGTGCTCGGTTGATCGACGCGTTCGAGGCCGAGCGACGGCGCATCGAACGGGACCTGCACGATGGTGCCCAACAACAGCTCGTGGCGCTCAGCATGACCCTCGGGCTGGCCGAACTGGAGCTGCGCGGCCAAGACTCAAGCGCCACACTGCTCGTCGCCCGCGCCCGCGGCGAGGCCCGTCAGGCCCTGGAGCAGTTGCGCTCCCTGGTGCGTGGCATCCACCCCCAGGTCCTCACGGATCACGGGTTGTCGGCGGCCGTGTCCGAACTGGCCTTGCGCAACCCGATCCCGGTGACCGTCGATGTCGACCTACCGGACCGGTTGCCCTCGGCCGTCGAGACGACGGCGTACTTCACGGTCACCGAGGCGCTGACGAACGCCTCCAAACACAGTGGCGCCGACCGGGTCACTGTCGTCGGCCGCCAGCGAGAGGACAAACTCGTGCTGCTCATTACCGACAACGGCCATGGCGGCGCGGACCCCGTCGCCGGCGCCGGCCTGCAAGGATTGGCGGACCGGGTGGCCGTGCTGAAAGGGAGACTCGTCGTGACCAGTCCCGTCGGCGGACCCACGCAACTGCGGGTGGAGGTGCCGTGCTCCGCGTAG
- a CDS encoding response regulator transcription factor, whose protein sequence is MLRVVLAEDSVLLRAGLVELLSRVGHEVTASAGDAAELARAVDADRPDVVITDVRMPPGFHDEGLKAALELRGRHPGLPVLVLSQYVATAYATQLFSGDSSAEGGLGYLLKDRVGEVTDFLDALNRVADGQTVIDPEVVRVLLQQRTTEEPLQRLTPREREVLSLMAEGLNNQAIAQRLTITEASVVKHSSNVFMKLDLDPAEGNRRVLAVLAHLRGEALRT, encoded by the coding sequence GTGCTCCGCGTAGTGCTTGCCGAGGATTCGGTCCTGTTGCGCGCCGGTCTGGTGGAGTTGCTGTCCCGGGTCGGACACGAGGTGACAGCCTCGGCCGGGGACGCGGCGGAACTGGCGCGTGCCGTGGACGCAGACCGCCCCGACGTAGTCATCACCGATGTGCGGATGCCGCCCGGCTTCCACGACGAAGGGCTGAAGGCGGCACTCGAACTGCGCGGCCGGCACCCCGGCCTGCCGGTTCTGGTGCTGTCCCAGTACGTTGCCACGGCCTACGCGACCCAGCTGTTCAGCGGGGATTCGTCGGCCGAAGGGGGCCTCGGCTACCTCTTGAAGGACCGAGTGGGGGAGGTCACCGACTTCCTGGACGCGCTGAACCGCGTAGCCGACGGGCAGACAGTGATCGACCCAGAGGTGGTCCGCGTGCTGCTTCAGCAGCGGACCACCGAGGAGCCGCTGCAGCGGCTGACGCCCCGTGAGCGGGAGGTTCTGTCCCTCATGGCGGAGGGACTCAACAACCAGGCCATCGCCCAACGGCTCACCATCACGGAGGCGTCGGTGGTCAAGCACTCCAGCAACGTCTTCATGAAGCTGGATCTCGATCCAGCTGAGGGCAACCGGCGTGTCCTCGCCGTCCTCGCCCACCTCCGCGGCGAGGCCTTACGAACCTGA
- a CDS encoding glycosyltransferase family 4 protein has protein sequence MGTTLIVTNDFPPRQGGIETFVHAMAIRVPGHDVVVHTSSEPGAAAFDATLPFPVVRDPARTLLPTPTVTRRTLEIARRHGCDRVWFGAAAPLAAMAPALRRGGIRRIVATTHGHEIWWARTPGARRVMRRIGDHVDAVTYLGEYTRRRIAPALGPRAELVRLVPGVDPAAFLPEPDRARQVRERHGLTGRKVVLCVSRLVRRKGQDMLIRALPSVRRTVPEAVLVIVGGGPDEGRLRRLARRHADGHVVFTGGLDHASTALYYAAADVFAMPCRTRKAGLEAEGLGIVFLEAAAGGLPVIAGDSGGAVDAVVDGVTGHVVDGTDAGAVAQAVSALLRAPDRAAVMGEAGRDWVASHWSWDTSAQRLTRLLGTDADLASVVSGRGDGKS, from the coding sequence ATGGGTACCACTTTGATCGTCACCAACGACTTCCCGCCCCGTCAGGGCGGCATCGAGACCTTCGTCCACGCCATGGCGATCCGCGTCCCCGGACATGACGTGGTCGTCCACACGTCCAGCGAGCCCGGCGCCGCCGCGTTCGACGCCACGCTGCCGTTCCCGGTCGTCCGGGACCCGGCCCGCACGCTGCTGCCCACTCCGACGGTGACTCGGCGCACGCTGGAGATCGCCCGCCGGCACGGCTGCGACCGGGTCTGGTTCGGGGCCGCCGCCCCACTCGCGGCGATGGCCCCGGCGCTGCGGCGCGGCGGAATCCGGCGGATCGTCGCCACGACGCACGGTCACGAGATCTGGTGGGCGCGCACCCCGGGCGCCCGTCGGGTGATGCGGCGCATCGGCGACCACGTGGACGCCGTCACCTACCTCGGCGAGTACACCCGTCGCCGTATCGCGCCGGCGCTGGGACCGCGGGCCGAACTGGTGCGGCTGGTCCCGGGTGTGGACCCGGCGGCGTTCCTGCCTGAGCCGGACCGGGCCCGGCAGGTCAGGGAACGGCACGGTCTCACGGGCCGCAAGGTCGTCCTGTGCGTCTCGCGGCTGGTCCGGCGTAAGGGCCAGGACATGCTGATACGGGCACTGCCGTCCGTACGGCGGACCGTGCCGGAAGCCGTCCTGGTGATCGTGGGCGGCGGCCCCGACGAGGGCCGGTTGCGCAGGCTGGCGCGCCGTCACGCCGACGGCCACGTGGTCTTCACAGGCGGGTTGGACCACGCCTCGACTGCTCTCTACTACGCGGCGGCGGATGTCTTCGCCATGCCATGCCGGACCCGGAAGGCCGGACTGGAGGCGGAGGGCCTGGGCATCGTGTTCCTGGAGGCGGCCGCCGGCGGCCTGCCCGTGATCGCCGGCGACTCCGGCGGCGCGGTCGACGCGGTCGTCGACGGGGTGACGGGCCACGTCGTGGACGGCACGGACGCAGGAGCCGTGGCCCAGGCCGTGTCGGCGCTCCTGCGCGCCCCGGACAGGGCCGCCGTGATGGGCGAGGCCGGCCGCGACTGGGTGGCCTCCCACTGGTCCTGGGACACGTCGGCCCAGCGACTGACGCGGCTGCTCGGCACCGACGCCGATCTCGCGTCGGTCGTGTCCGGCCGGGGCGACGGAAAGAGCTGA